Part of the Aptenodytes patagonicus chromosome 2, bAptPat1.pri.cur, whole genome shotgun sequence genome, AGCTGTTGTTACAAAAACTCTTAAGACAAGCAATGTGGTCACCCCAGCGTTTCTTTCTCACAGGAAGTTTCTGGTCACTAAGGGAATGAAATCTGGAGAGCTGGGTAGGATCAGTTTTATGGCATAACAGAGAGAACAAAGAGCATGTATCCAACATATGTAAAACATCACCTATATGGTGAAAACACAGAGAAGACAACAAGGAGTTTTAAAGGACAGTCGCAGTCTCTGTAAGGATGGGCACAGAGAGAACAACTTCTCCAGCACTGTCTCTTCCTGCTATCCCCAATCAATGCCATCCACTTACACCACAGTAGGTCCCCCTCACCTTCAGTGGCGGAAGAGCTCAGCTTTTTGATTTGTCATTCACTACATTCTTCTTTTGCAACTTAACAAACACATCTACAGTATTATCTTACTACATAACTGGCATGAATATGGAATTTTAAAGAGCAATTGTGTATGTTTTCTGCTTCAGTCTTCCCACCTGACAAGGTGACCGATACCGCTTGGTGCTCCAAGTCGGAATAAACTCAGATACAAAACCAGCATCTGACATCTGATAAAAGTTGCTACATTAATCAAAGGCAATACTGaacctttattttcttcaggGTTCGGAGCCTCTCAGGCTGTATGGCATCCAAGCTACTGTTGCCACTACTACTACCAAGAAGATGTAGTAAGAGATACCACCTTCTGTTTCTTATATAGCAAAAGCTTTTGGGTAGCATCTCAGCATTACTGTGGATTTGCTGCTCACACCTTGCCAATACCTCCCACATATCCAAGGATGGATTTTCCCACACCCCTTCTCCATAGTGCCTCTGTGAGACTTAAGTTTTGTCAACAGTCGCTGCTGACAGTCCCACTGAAGCAGTATGGTCAGCTGTAGATGACAAAGCTAGGTTTTTGGAAGGCTCTTTTTTAAATATCACTGAAttgtctgtttctctcttttgatTAGGATACCTTGGGCATATCTGCTCTGGCTCCTTTCAGACACTGAGGAGCTATGAATACAAATGCTAGATGTGAAGCACTGTCTTAcctcagaagctgtttaccaTAGCAAAGAGTGTAATGGTTCTTGACTGAAGCAAGGTGCAAGTCTAGAAAGTTGCAAGACTGAGTAACCTGAGCAGTACTCTTTGGTAAAACAGTTGCATTGCTGTCCAGCTAGCTCAGGTACTTTTATCAGGGACCGCATGTAGCCACGTGGATATTCGCCATTATACACCcaacaaaatatttatgttacttACCCTGGCTACGAAGATCTTCAGATTCACAGACCTCATTGACAATACTCCTCTCGATGGTTTCCAGTGCATCAAAGTTTTCCACTGTGAACACTCCTTGCATCACCAGCTATTAAAAGCAGCTCAAAGGAGTTTATAATCCCTATGCCAACTGCAAAGACATGGATCCCATCGCTTCTCAAAACCATTGCTGCATCCTCCACCCTGTCAGCAGAGTACCTGCCTGTAATCACTACAAGGTTCTGTGAGACTCCTTGGCTCTTGCAGCCTCCATTGGCAGGCTGAAAAAGGCTCTGGACAAGCCTCAGCCATTTGCCAGTGAATATAGAGGGCTGCAATTGCTCGATTCTGTTATCTGTTCCTTTATCATGGTCAGTATAGAACTCATTAAGAGAAAATTCTTTCTGGGGCTCTTGGCTGTACTGGACTACTCCAACATATACTTTGTCCCCAGAAGTAACAAAGCTGTCCACAACTTCCAACATGAAGGTGTCATGACAGAAAAGTTACTTTTTGATATGCTTTCTGATCCATCTATCAGGAATACCAGATCTGCCACTTGACTGCTGCAAACTTAGGgaaaaagcagaggggaaaacaaacaaacagaaacacccacccacccacccaattAGTGAGGAACATAACCTTGACAGTGTTTaatctttttcttgttctctgcaGTGTAAACCTTTAGTCACAGAAGCTGTTCACAGCAAGGCCATGCAAGGCCAACCCGTCATCTATCCCACTTCAACGCAGAGACTTTCCATGCATAGATAAAATCCATCCTTTTCCACTATTAACTTGCAGAAGAAACCACAGATCTTTATGTATCACCAGCTGAGAGAGTCGTAACAACACAGAGCTTGTAACCAAAGACAACCCTCAGCTGAGGGAGGACAGACTTTATCTACCAGTAAGTCAGATTAACTGCCCCACTCACCACACTCAACCTCTTGCTACCTGAAGGGCCactgtgaggaagaaaaatacttgaaCTGCATGACTGCTGTGGAGAAAGACAGCATGTTGGTACCCCTGAAGTGGAAGGAATTCCTGCCTGTCATTTTCATTGCAGAAGCAGAGTTCCCTAACCTTTTTATTGGCAGTGCATCATAGCTTTGTGCAGAGTAATCTTTCTTGACCTTCAGCAATCTCTTCCAGTTCTGCTCTGCTTGCTTTGTTCACTCCAACAGCAGTTAAGTTGATTTCACCTCCCTTCAAAGCTTTTATGGCCATGGGAAGGTTGGCTCTATCCAATGGTGCTGTTGGTTCATCAGAAAGAGGGATCCTGGTGACAGCAAGGAAAGATGCACACCCACCCTAGTTCACACCAAATCTCTACCTGGCAAAGCTCAAAGCTCTTGCTGTGAAGGGCTGACCTGGCAGAGGCTTCAAGTTGAGTACTGCTTCTCTACTCTGAGACCCAGAGGAGAGTTGAAACTTGAAATTTATACACACCAATCACTGAGTCATTAACTACTGCTTCTATGAGGCACTGCACATTTTTGAACTGCAGGTCTGTAACACCAGATGATCCATGCACTACATAGGGGCTATTGGACCCCTAACCCCTAAGCCTGGCCCTAACTCCTAACTCCAACCCCTGACTGTGACCCCCAACCCCTGACCCCAACCCCTGAGCTTGACCCCTGACAGTGACCTCTGACGCCTGAGCCTGACCCCAGACCTGGTTCTAAGCAGGTCAGCTCTTATCTTGATGATATTTGGGTCAATCACCGCCAGAACTTCATAAACCTCACTAAAACCTTTCTGAATGTTCATCTCCTCTTGCATTAAGTGCAGATGGTGCACATACCAACAGCAAGCCTGGCAGCTCTGAAACGACAATTATCTATGTACTTCTTACCTTTTTTCATACTTCGCAACTGTAATGGGACTACAAACGTTTTTTTCACAATCTCATTACAAagctgtttctttattttccatcCAATATTTGACAGCTGTAGAAAAAAATTCAGGGTGCTGACATGTTTCCTTGGGGGATAAGTTGCAATTTTATCAAGATTGCTACTCTCTGGTATTCTGGATGCCCACAGCATAGACAGTAATACCTTTATGTCTTAGTTTAGATGCTGCTTCAGTGTAATCATCCAAGGACTGGCCATTGGTGATAACCACAGCAATTTGATGCGCtccttgtttttttctgctgcctgCTTCTTGAGTAAAAACCTTCTTCCTCAGGAATTCAATGGCAttttggacacgaggaaaaatttctttactgaaagagtggttaaacattggaacaggctgcccagggaagtggttgagtcaccatccctggaagtatttaaaagacctgtagatgaggtgcttagggacatggtttagtgggcatggtggtgtcggGTTGACGGTTTGACTccatgatcctagaggtcttttccaaccttaacgattttATGGTTCTATAGCTGCTCCAGTGTATGTTTGCTCTCCTTGATATGGTAAGTTCTTCAAGCAGTTCAGGATTTCCAATTtatccttgaatgtgtccagggtGAACTCTAGCCTCGGTTCATTACTGTACAGCACTAGCCCAACTCTTACATTACTCGGACCAATATCTAGAGCATTAACAATTTTTAACAGAAAGGCCCTTATCAGCTGGAAGTTTTTTGACCTAATTTTGCTGGATTCATCCACAAGAAACAACATCTGCAACAGTTGCACTGGAACGCACTAACAAAAGGAAGATAAGATTAATGTAGGTCACACCATGGGATAATTGGTGGGACAATCAGAATAGGTTGTTACAAAAAGGATCATCTCAAGGTAATATGCAAGATGGTGCTACAGTAAAACATGAAATCTAAATCCCTATCAGTGCTGAAGAGCAGATATTTATATATTGATTTTCACAGTAAAAGAAATCCGTGAAATAAACACCATACCTTAACCAGCCCCTTACCCACACTACACGAAAGTCTGCAAGACAAATGCTTTTCTCACTCTCCTGCAGAGTGACTGCTAATCAGGACACCCAAGGATATTAGGGAAGTTATTCTGTGGTTAAATACAAACTCTCCTATGGCAATTTTCTACAAACAAAATTTAAGCAAAATCGTCCTGTCAGTCAAACAGGCAATTCCACTGCAGCCAACCCCTCTAAACCACTGCCCTGTTCCCCTTAGTTAATACAGGTAATTACAACAAACTGTGCATAGGCAAGTATTGTCACCACCCTGACAAAGGTGGTAAATATTTTGTCAATATAGCACCCCTGTAAAAGCAGAACTGCCAGCCATTTGCACTCTGTTCTTCCCTCACAGCCACCTGAGAAGTTGCTCTGGATTATTAGAGTTAGAAGCTACTTGGGCTGCTGTTTTCACTCTGATGATACACTATACCTGCTGGCCCACTTGATCGGATCAAGGTTATAAAGCTTCTGAAGTGAGGCTTCCATATCACTGACAATATTTTGCTGGAGAAGGTCAATGCTCTCCCCTTCGTAAGTCTGGGAAGTCATGCCAGAGGATGCTctcaccttttcttcttcctcaaagtATCCAGCATCAGCTGAGACAACTTTTACCCCCACCTCTTCTAACATCCAGGCTGCCTCCATGATATTGTCTCTGGATCCAGAGGGTGTGATGACCACTACAGCCTGCGGAGTGCCTTTGCTGAGCCGGCTTCCAGCACCATCCATGAAAAAGGTTTCCTGCAAGAACTCCATGGCACTTCCAGCCTTTGATGAGCCTCCAGTGAATGCAATGCTCTGCTGAATGTGGTCAAGCACCTCTTCTTTATTTTCATGTGTGTTCAGTAAAAACTCCACCTGTCCTATGCCACTAAACTAGGCTAGGCCAATCCTATACTTGTTAAGCCCACCATCTAGCTGTCTGACTATTTGGGAGatgaaatgttttactttccCACAGGTTGAAGGCCTCATGTTCTCAGTGGAGTCAGTAAGGAAAATGACATCAGCATATTGTTTTGCAAATGCTgcatagagggggaaaaaagtgacagATGAGTTGCCAAAAGTAATACTGTCAACCTATACCCAGGCCTGGCTTTGAATGTAAGCTAAATGAAAATTACAACCTTTTCATCAATCTCCACAGTCTTAAGTTTAGACTGAAGTTTTAAGTCTACAGCATACCATTAAGCATGCTATATAATCGctgtaattctgtattttgaCAAATTAAACAAAGAATTCTAGTGAAACTAGCTCTGCAAAAAAAgtcctaagaaaaatgtcttgagAAACTCTACATCTGACAGTATTTATGCAGACAAAAGTTTCATCTTCCTCCCACTGAAACTTCAGTGAGATTGCATGCTTTACCATTCCATTCCCCTGATACTCCATTAACCAAGGTCTTCTACATCGCTACTGGAATCTAGGTTGCATCTAAGAACTGGACCTATGTGAGCACTTCAGAATACACTTACCTTCGTAACAACCCCATGAGGAGTTGCTCCAAAGGGCAGACAGTCCCTCTGAATATCAGAGAACATGAACAAATTAATTCTACTTCACTTACAGTCAGTGAAAACAGATATGCATATCTGGAGGGCACATCAGATGCAAGACAAATGAAACTGGACCTAAACACATCCTTCAGTGTAACAGTTTCTGATGGAGAAGGGGATTAAAGCCAAGTGGCCAACTACGAGCATAGTCTCTAACACCTAAACTTTTCTCATCATTGAGAAAAACTAGTTGAAGTATCCACACTGACCTctgcaaaaccaggaaaaaagtttcctttttaaattgtaactatgttacattttaaatatttatcattgttttaaaccccaattttttgttttgattttacttttgCTACCATGCCTCTTTTATATCCCTCCCCCTTTCACCATTCAACAATAACAGTCCTtgaagaaacagggaaaatacattttctgtgaattttgcTGTTCAGCAAATGTAccaaaaagatgggaaaaaatggTTTCCCTTCATTTTTGTCACTCCTAGAATGTTCAATTTCTGAACTAGGTTTTTGGAGGAATTAAGAGAGTTACCAAAAGCAGAGCTTAatcaagaaataattttctgttaaacTGTTCAATGGCATCAAAACAAAACGTTTGCTACAAAAGGCTCCACGAGCTCTAATCAGATGAAATTGAGTATGCTTCATAGAATCTGTGAATCTGATCCTGATTTTCTTTGCAATACATTAAGGCTCAGCTTACAGAGAGCATGGAGCATAAGCTTACCTTCCTATTTTAACAGTTAAACCTCACTGACTTCAACACAGACACTGAAATGTGTTAAAAAGAACAAGGACATCATCCTGAACTGCAACCTAACTCAAAATTGGCCCCATTGTTTTCAATCACGTTACATGACAGTAACACTGATGTAAACAACATCAAAACCAGGACCACTTTTCTACACCCTATTTTCACAGTTACACAGTATGAGCAGCTGAAATGGCACAAGTATAAGGACAACTTCTTACCTTCGATCTGACTTTCAATTGCAAAGCAGAAGTTTCCCAAAAGTCTTGTGGAGAGATCTTGAAGGTCATCAAAACTACCAGTGCTATACCGATATTTACCAAAAGGTTTGCCGGCTATTTGCTGAAGCTCAGCTGTATTCTGGACACAAATTCCAACAACATAGAGAGATGCCTCTGTTCCTCAGTTTTCTGGCAGGCAATTCAACTTCATCACTGGATTCTCCGCCAGTGATTAGAATGGCTACCTGCGGGACATAGCCCTTAGCTCCACCACCAGCAGGTTCAGTGAAATACGCTCTGCTAACAAAATTCAGAGCTCTCCCTGTGTAAGTTTCTCCACTCCTATACAGCAAATTCTCAATCTGCTCCAAAACATCACTTTTCAATAAATACTGATTCAGCAAGAATCCTTGGTAAGTCTCATCACTGTATTGTGCCAGCCCAACTCGAATCGCATCAAGGCCAACATCAAGACTTGAAACCAAGGTGGAGAGGAAGTTCTTCACCTTCTGAAAGTTTTCCTGGCCAATACTTGTTGAAGTATCCACTAAAAAGACAACATCTGCCAATGTGGCTTTTCTGCAAGCTGCCCAAGGAAGATCACACAGAAGAATGAACTACTATAGCTTCTTCTCCAGCTTTATTCATGAGCAAGGAAGAACTGACTGTACATTTTATCATTCATGAAATAAATTGCAACTGTGTTGCGTgtttctgccttctccttcctcccttcaccttcccccctcccaccattattttgaatattttaaaggtAGACAGGTACTCAAAATTTATCACAGTTATGAGTTGGTATTATTGAAAGCTAGTTAGCAATATACAGAAGACGCAAGAAGTTAAAACCTGTATTTTGGCAACACAGTGTAATTCCATGTACTTCATctatgcatagaaaaaaaaataaagctgggaagaaaacatcTCTTTCAGGACATACCATGGGCAACCTGGGTGGCTGGTCCAGTTATCTCCTCTAGCATAGTACAAAACATCTGTAGAATACTGTAAGAGAGTCCCTGCAGAGAAGCAAAATTTTCCACTTCACAGACATGCTTATCAGCTGGCTCACTATTTCTTGAAGCTCAGACAAAGCAGAACCTTTAACACCTATGGCATACAACATGATGCCAGCATCCTTGATTGCTGTAGCTGGGTTTTGAACATAAACTTCAGCCTGTCCATTTGTTATCACCACAGCGATGTGAGGAACGCCTTCTTCCTTTTGGCTACCAGCACTTGCTACGAAGTGATTCTCTAGCATAAACTGGAGGCTCTGCCCCGTCTTGGTGCCTCCTCCTTTGTAACATAATTTCTGTATCTTCTGTAAGATACTGTTTTTGTTATAGTAAGTGTTCAACAAGAATTCAGTGTATGGCACATCACTGTATTGAATCATACCAACACAGATTTTGTCTAGCCCAATATCAAAGCCATTGACCATTGTGTACAACAAGTCTTGCATGATCTTGAAGTTCTTTGTCCCTATACTCCAGGATCCATCTACCAGGAAGATGATGTCCGTCATAAAAGCTTTCCTGCAgactgaagaaatattttgtaactttCCTGTTTTCCTACGGGATGTGTAATCTAGAGGATGTGTAATCTAATAGAAGAGTAATTTTGCCTCCTTATTGCTTTTCAGAATCTAAGACCTATTGGCCTTTTGCAGAAAAATCCTTCCATCTATCCTGGTAAATTCCCAGCACCCATGAGttccttcttttcccctgttCATCATACAGAGGGTCAGAGGCTACATCCTTCTGTAACACCATTCTTAGGCAAAGGAGAGGTGCTGAAATTCACACTGACACAATTTCCATACACAGCCTGCTCAGAACTCATACGTAGTAAATGCGTATGGTAATTGCTGTACACACACCTGTATGTGAACCACAATCATAAGAATGTGTTGACCTGCTCTCAAGTGAGCCCAAAGGAAAAGTTACTTATGCACTTTGAGCTCCATTCTGCAAGCATACATTACTAAATATTTAttatctgaggggaaaaaaaaattcacaccaACTTCAACGGGACTAACCACATTTACTTGTAGTAAATACTAAACTCATGTGTTTCCACACCTTTCGGAAGTGTATGACACTAGTAGGGCATGGATGAAACAGTTATTATTTCCCTAAACCAACAGTCATGCAGAGAATGTTCTGCAACTGGACAGAACACTTTCTCCAGCAGATCTTCCAGAGCtgactacaaaaataaaaatgctaaatccTGTGACTTATCTTGCTCTTGGCGGTCTTACAATCCTAAgagtttttcattgcttttgaaaatacagaaCCTCAGCACGCATgaacaaaaacaaattttaatgaactgttgcatttaattttgcatattttaggACAACTCTCCTACCTTAGTTTAAATATATGTTTCATAAAAACATACTACGTTATCCCTAGTTATACAAAGAATAAATTGTCACTAATTCTTATTCTCTCTCTGGCATTGggtataaatggaaaaaattaattttgctatcAACTTGAAGGAGAGTAATTTCTTTAGTGTATTACCAGTCTGTTGTGCATCTGTAGAGCAGAAGgtggaaacaaagagaagaacaagaagtGGTTTCCAGTCATCCATTTTGAAAACCTCcctagaaaaaacaaacaaagacaGTAAGAAATACAGAGCACAATTTCctcagaaagagatttttaattgTGGGGGAAATTTTATTAACAACATGGAGGCTTTCTAGCTGCATGCAATTTAAAGCAGCactttaaaatcatattttcttccctcagcttttaaCATACAGGCCTTGAACACAGAGCTGTTAGAGTTTGACACTGATTTACAGCATATAACCAAAATGAACTCTTCACCGCCCTGCTCTCACACAATCATGCTTTGTTCTGATTCACAGATATATTTACCATGATCCAAAATTCAACTAAAAGCAAGCTATTCACAATGTCAGATTAATGGGAGTTATGCTTCTAAGATTCCCCTCTAGCCTTGAAATTCCCCACCCacacatctatttaaaaaaaaaatttggtggTGGTATCTATATACAATAGACATAGATAAGAACAAACATtcatttacaaatgaaatatGCCAGTTGGCCAGTAATGAAGACACTTGCCATATAAAAGTACCACAACTCAATGCTATGGGAAACAGGAATGAAAATCTCTCAGCAAG contains:
- the LOC143156041 gene encoding collagen alpha-1(XII) chain-like; translated protein: MVLQKDVASDPLYDEQGKRRNSWITHPLDYTSRRKTGKLQNISSVCRKAFMTDIIFLVDGSWSIGTKNFKIMQDLLYTMVNGFDIGLDKICVGMIQYSDVPYTEFLLNTYYNKNSILQKIQKLCYKGGGTKTGQSLQFMLENHFVASAGSQKEEGVPHIAVVITNGQAEVYVQNPATAIKDAGIMLYAIGVKGSALSELQEIVSQLISMSVKWKILLLCRDSLTVFYRCFVLC